In Macrobrachium rosenbergii isolate ZJJX-2024 chromosome 6, ASM4041242v1, whole genome shotgun sequence, a genomic segment contains:
- the LOC136839679 gene encoding zinc finger protein 862-like: MVNLCKSMFPDSAIAQAMSMKRTKCTDLTKALGTCISNELVSKLRINKFSVIIDETTDVSSTKCLIILVKFFDQEAKLMKTGLLQLIDVYDENNEMVGSTGENLYNLIVNTLNAYNIPLDNLVGFAADGAANIMGGNNSISSRLREVFPGLTVFKCICHSIHLCASESVKHLPRHCEDLIRNIFTHFAHSAKRKYELKLAQTFLDLKPHKILHACTNRWLSLHAAVERVLEQWDALKLYFSRIEDQERLKSVESIVRSLKDPSIFLYLNFLNFILPTFTRLNLMFQQEAPTIHLLHDNITQLYKNLIRYFCRRDLVDKANIVSFDPSLCTNHMPLNQVYLGSKVHGLLQLEEYNRDQEMVNDVRTRCREFLIRMCQQLKKRFDLDNKFFYMASFLDTKRCYKSKTRELLPTLHDFSMSVPRIYGGNLQDLDNEWRNLDSTFIPEEIKSCSITDFT; this comes from the coding sequence ATGGTAAATCTTTGTAAATCTATGTTCCCTGATTCTGCTATTGCTCAAGCAATGAGCATGAAAAGAACTAAATGCACTGATTTGACAAAAGCCCTTGGCACTTGTATATCAAATGAGCTGGTCTCCAAACTCAGGATAaacaaattttcagttattattgatGAAACTACAGATGTCAGCTCAActaaatgtttaataattttggtaaaattttttgaCCAAGAAGCAAAGTTGATGAAAACAGGATTACTTCAGCTAATTGATGtctatgatgaaaataatgaaatggtgGGATCAACTggagaaaatttgtataatttgattgtAAATACATTGAATGCATATAACATACCACTAGATAATTTAGTTGGATTTGCTGCAGATGGGGCAGCAAATATCATGGGGGGTAATAATTCCATCAGCAGCAGGTTGAGAGAGGTATTTCCAGGTTTAACTGTTTTCAAATGCATTTGCCATAGTATTCATTTATGCGCATCTGAATCTGTTAAGCATTTACCTAGACATTGTGAGGATCTCATTAGAAATATCTTTACGCACTTTGCCCACAGTGCTAAGAGAAAATATGAGCTGAAACTTGCCCAGACTTTCCTAGACCTTAAGCCGCATAAGATCTTGCACGCATGTACCAATAGATGGCTGTCATTGCATGCAGCAGTTGAGCGTGTACTTGAACAATGGGATGctctgaaattgtatttttctagaATTGAAGACCAAGAAAGATTAAAATCCGTTGAGTCCATCGTTCGAAGCCTCAAAGACCCCTCAATATttctatatttgaattttttgaatTTCATTCTTCCTACTTTCACAAGACTTAATCTTATGTTTCAGCAAGAGGCCCCAACTATCCATCTTCTTCATGATAATATCACCCAATTGTATAAGAACTTGATCCGATACTTTTGCAGGAGGGATCTTGTAGACAAAGCTAATATCGTGTCTTTTGATCCAAGTTTATGTACAAATCACATGCCTCTTAATCAGGTATATCTAGGATCTAAAGTTCATGGTCTCCTGCAGTTGGAGGAGTATAACAGGGATCAGGAAATGGTCAATGATGTACGCACCAGGTGTCGAGAATTTCTTATTAGGATGTGTCAGCAGCTGAAGAAAAGATTTGATCTCGACAATAAGTTTTTCTATATGGCATCCTTTTTAGACACAAAAAGGTGCTACAAAAGCAAGACTAGGGAGTTGTTGCCTACTTTACATGACTTTTCTATGTCTGTGCCTCGTATATATGGGGGCAATTTACAAGATCTTGACAATGAGTGGCGCAATCTGGATTCTACCTTTATTCCAGAAGAAATTAAGTCTTGTAGCATAACAGATTTTACGTAA